GGTTTGTCTTGGAGCAACGCGGCGATTTTTATCACAGCCAAAATATCTGGATCATTAATCGCTAGTTGAGCCACACCAAGACATAACAGCTATAAATCAAAATCCAGGATGAATGTTTCGCCATCAGAATCTTTGGGATTTTCCGGTGGTGATGGAGTTGCAGAGGGCTGGTCTTGTGGACTGGGATTTGTCGCAATCGGGTTGAAAGCTGGGGTATGTGTGACTTGTGTAACTACTTGTTGTGTGGGGAATACACCCTTTTTGAAAGCAAAATAGCAATCAATAATAAAGTAAAGCGTCTCTAGGTAACTTTTATCTAGTTGCTGTGATTCGGCAAATATACGTTCTCGGTAGCTATCTTTAATCCGAACTTTTTCCGGGGTCATTGGCTTCGCTCTCATTCAAATTTGTTGATTTAAAATTCGTGCATCGTTACCCCATAGCTCAAGCCAGGGGCGGTCAAATCAATTCAAAAAAGGTCAATCAGGAGGCTACAAATTCTTGTTCATCATGGCTTTTGCCATCTCTAGCAATCCACAAGCATTAGCTTCTACGGGATTGTCCAGAATTTTGAACCCGTTCTTCTCTAATAGCTTCTTAAATCCCGGTAACAAGCAGCCTCCACCAATTGCCCAAATTTCATCTCCCTGGTGTTTGGCATCTAGTGTCAGACCTACGGGTTTTTTTAAGAATTTCTCATACCAATCTTTCAGACAAATGCTGTATATCTCTTTGATGTCTATGTCACGACTGTATCTGGTATGTCCTCCTTCCAAACAAAATCGAATCTGGGAGGCGTTTCCGATTTTCCCGCCGTTGAGACGTTTCATTTTTTCGGCAATGTCTTCGATGAGAACTTCTACACCTGCGGGGTAGGGGGTATGAACTTCTCGCTTTCCTTGGTTGTAACGAGAATAAAGTGTAGTGCCATTACCAAAATCTAGGACTGTGAGCTTGGGGGGAAGCGGATGCCCAAACAATGCACCCATTCCTTCTGGGACGACTTTGAGAATTTCTATGGTGACATCTGATTTTTTCCCTGCCAGGATTGGCTGATATTCTCCGTTGAGTTCTTGTTTTAAATTTTCTGCTAGTCCGATGTCATGTAAGCTGACGACTAATTTTAAATGCCAAGCTTTACGATGTGGCAGATGCGCTAATCCACCGAGTAACATCAACAGCGCATTTTTAATTTTGTTTTCGTTATGGTCAGTGTTGCGATCAAAATGATAACCTGTACGAAATGCAGATTCTCCTACGGTGTAAGCAGCACCATCCAGAATTATTCTTCCTGGAACATCTTCCATATCTGCGGTGGAAATATAGCTGGGGATGCGAACGACTTCAAATCCATCGACGAAAAGTTTCAGGCTGCCGTAACCGTTATCGAATCCTGCTGGAAAAATTTTTTGCAAGGCGTGAATGTTGGGCATGGGGGTTAAGTGGGGTACAAAAAGCAGTGGGGTACAAATAGACCCTAATCATCACCTATATATACCCTATATAGGTGCTAAATTTTCAATTATTTTCAATTTTCGCTTTAGGGTATATTTATCCCCTACTTAACCCCTATATATACCCCAAATTAAAATTATTTCGGCAAAATGTACCCTTAGTGACTCCTATATAAATCCCTGGTAGGGTACATATAGGGGTTAAGCGACAATCAAGCTAGTTTTTATTTGGTTACTGGGGTATATATAACCCCTATGTAACACCTATGTGTACCCTCATGGCTGATTTTGGTAATTTTTACATATCACTGTTTTGGTGCGGTGATGCTTACCATTTAAAAAGCAATAATGAACAACACAACAAAAAAGTACACCGCAATCTCTACAAAAAAAGACCCTTTTGAGGGTTTAAGTAGCAGAAATTCGCTGTGTTTTGGTGAATTTAAAGAATAAAACTAAAAATTCATGAAAATAAAGTAATTAATCAAGAAATAACTTAAATATTTAGTCGCCCAGCCACAAGTTCAAAAATTGCTGAGGCTTTACTTGGCTATAGGTTCAGCCTTTTCAACTGAATTATCATTCACGCCCAAAGTCAATTCCAAAGGTGTTCGAGACGGGTATGCTTTCACGACCTGTCGGTAAACTTCATAGTTGGTGGGTAGTGTTCTTTGTTGGTCACCCTCTTTATAAGTCAGTTGATATTTGACATCTTTCAATAATTCAGGTTTACTTGCCTCTTCTTGAGGTTTTTTGCGTTGTTCCACTTCATCTACACTTGGTTTTTGTGGCACAGTTGGCCACCACAGACCCCGGTCATCTGGCCCAACAACTGCTGCTGATGGTTTTAATCCATTCTGATTTAACACTAGACCTCTTGCAGAATTGATTTTGTGTTATGATAGTTGGTTTTCTTAGGCTTAATGGGGTGAGATAACTAAAAAGATTGATGCCTGGGGTGTTTGTAGCGATAGTTGTAATCGCGGAACGTCTGACAGAAAAAACATCACCAAAAAAAGATAAAATCACATTCTGTCATTATCAGAATCTGAGGTGATGAAACAATGAACTATAAATCCATCCAACAACTAAAACCAAGAGCATTTAAACGCAGGGTAAGAGCATCTCAATTAGGCTTGACATAAGGGCTGAGAAGAATCTAATGTAGAGTCAATGAAACAGGAACTGAGAACTCGAATCATGTAATCGTTATCCATACCAGTCCGTTTCATTTTTTGTCGGAGACTCCGTTTGTAAGTTTGTTCACGATTGAGGGCATTGAGAGCAATGCGTCGTAAAAGCGCAAAATTTCGGGGGCTGTGGAAAGAGCGAATGCGACAAGAGTCCTCAGCAAAAGTACAATCGAGAGTCCAGTGAACTTGGTTTTCAATCCCCCAATGTTTGCGGATGGCTCGACCTAAAAGTTGAGCATCACTGTGTAAAGAAGTGAGATAAAATTGAACCTCACGAGTAGTTTTGTTCCAAAGACGACGCTCCCGAACAACCATGACAACGCTTTGGAGTCCAGCCCAGACTTTGGGTTGGTAAAGTTCACCAAGAGCAGAAACTCTCGCCGACCAAACTTGACGGATTTCCGTGCGATGATGTCCTTTTTCAATGCGTTGGTCATAACTAACATCAATGCCTTGAAAATCCTCTGCTACTGCTGTTTCAAACCATTGTTCGACCTGATGGTAGAGAGTGGGATGATTCGCTTTAAGTGCCAGGACATAATCGGCTTTGGAGTCGATAATTTTTTTGGCAATTTCGGTTTGTGTTCCCATTGCATCAATAGTAATAATCGAACCTGTGATATCTAACAATTCCAATAATGCGGGAATCGCAGTAATTTCATTGGATTTATCCTCTACTTTCATCTGTGCTAAAACCAGGTGTTGTTCACTAGACCAGGCACTAATCACATGAAGTGCTGATTTACCTTGATTTCGGTCATAAGAACCTCTAATGCTTTTCCCATCGATGGGAATAATCTCTCCTCCTGTTTTCGTAACCAGGGTTTCTACCCAACTGAGAAAACATCGATTTAATGCCTCTGGGTCGATGAACTCAAACACCCGACGGAAAGTGTCATCTGATGGTATTCCGTTTGGTAGTGCCAAGAACTCTTCTAACCACTTTTGCTTACTGATGCCGTAATTCTCAATATCTTCCCATCCCTGCGCTCCGGCGATGACTGCCAGAATCGCAATTACTAAGATGTCTGTGAGTTGGTGTTTTTTGGTTCGCTCTACTCTGGGGTCTTTGATATCCGCAAAATGCCCCACTAAACTCTGTTGAATACTGCCAATATCTGCCACTTGTGTTGACTTTCTCTGACCACTACAATTTTTGGGAGCATCAGCAAATTTAGTTTCAAAGCCTTGTGACATCAACCTGACTCCTAATATTAGTGACAACAGCATTGAATTTCTCTCATTTCTTTTGCTCAGGGGAGCAACGCGATTTTTATCCAGTTCTTTATACTTGTTTTCTTTAATTTGTCAAGTTACTATTATACCAATTTAGATGAGCTTACCCTGCATTTAAACGCCGCTTTGGAGTGAGAAGAAAGACTTTTAAGAAAATGGTTAAAATTCTAAAAGAATTTCAAAGTATTAACAAAAAGAACCAAAGTGGCTCGAAACCTCTACTTATGATTGAGGAACAAATTTTAGTTACGTTAGAATATTGGCGAGAGTACCGAACTTATTTTCATATTGCAACAAGTTGGGGAGTATCAGAATCAACTATTTGTCGCATTGTTCATCGTATAGAATCAGAACTGATGCAGTCAGGAATGTTTAGGTTACCCGGGAAAAAAGCCTTGTTCCAAGGTGGTTTGAGCCAACCTGAAGTAGTGGTAATGGATGTAACTGAAACGCCTATTGAACGTCCAAAAAGAAAACAACAGGAATTTTATTCAGGAAAGAAAAAACGTATCCCCTCAATACTTCGGGGAAAGAGTTATTCAAGAACCCATGAGCAACCAAAGGGGTTGAGAACAGATTTTTCGCGAATAATAGACCCCAAAGAGGGAATATTTCCCACCTGAGAAATGCGGTCACGGATATATTCAAAAAAGCTGATACCCAACTTACGAGTAGTGGCAACAAGAGACATAAAAGTATCCCAAGCCTGAGTACCCTCAAGAGTCTGAGTTGCATAACTAATATTACGCCGTTGTACCATCGTCCGAGCAGCTAACTCCGCCGGATTATTGTGCAAAGGTAATTCAGGATGCTCTAAAACTCTGAGCAATTCCGAAATTTTCAGGCGCGTTAATCGTTTTCGCTCATCCAACTGTTCATAACCACTGTCTGTGGAAAAAAGTGTCCAAAATTCTGCTCTAAGTTCGTCAGCTTGCTGTTGATGGGGAGAATCTCGATAAGCTAATAATTTCCGGTAATATTTCCAGAACTTATCCAGAAATTCATCTAAACTCTTTTGGTGACAAGCAATAAACGGACTCAATTTTTTGTAATGTCGTCCCTCATGTACCCAACACAAAGCTATATTATCAGTCAGTAATTTGAATTGGGGGGCATCATCGCAGACGAGAGTTTGCACCACAGGCCAATCAGTTTGCTGATGATAGAAAGTAATAGCGGCGGCTTCCATGATTCGGGTACGTTGTTGGGAACCCAGTTTGGGCAGATATATATCAAGTAGAGTATTAAATTGTCCCTGACTCAATACAGTTTCTTGAGGTAATAGTTTGAGAGCATTCTTCCATTTAGTCGGAAGTTGGAAATTTTCCAACAACTCACTTGTAAGTTGATTGAGGATAAATTCAAGTTCTCTTCCATTTTGCAATCCCAGTAGTACACTCAATCGGTCTTTCTTGGCAGTTGTCAAGTAGACTGTATACAAAGGGTTACACACTACATTAGTTGTGTAGTTCACCCCAGCAACGCGAGCAGCAGTCTGGTCAAAGTGCTGCCAAGGACTGCTCGCTAGTCCTGCTGAATATACTTCGGTTTTCTCACTTTCAAAATCAGTATGGTTTTTAATCAGTAGGTTTGATAAATAGCCTGCTGACATGGAAATGCCTATATCCTCTAAGAATTCTAACAACTTGCCTTGGGTCATGTTACCCCCGTAGTACAAGCTGATAACTAAGGTTTTTATTCCTGGTCCAAATTCTCCTT
The nucleotide sequence above comes from Nodularia sp. NIES-3585. Encoded proteins:
- a CDS encoding ParM/StbA family protein, whose translation is MPNIHALQKIFPAGFDNGYGSLKLFVDGFEVVRIPSYISTADMEDVPGRIILDGAAYTVGESAFRTGYHFDRNTDHNENKIKNALLMLLGGLAHLPHRKAWHLKLVVSLHDIGLAENLKQELNGEYQPILAGKKSDVTIEILKVVPEGMGALFGHPLPPKLTVLDFGNGTTLYSRYNQGKREVHTPYPAGVEVLIEDIAEKMKRLNGGKIGNASQIRFCLEGGHTRYSRDIDIKEIYSICLKDWYEKFLKKPVGLTLDAKHQGDEIWAIGGGCLLPGFKKLLEKNGFKILDNPVEANACGLLEMAKAMMNKNL
- a CDS encoding ISAs1 family transposase is translated as MSQGFETKFADAPKNCSGQRKSTQVADIGSIQQSLVGHFADIKDPRVERTKKHQLTDILVIAILAVIAGAQGWEDIENYGISKQKWLEEFLALPNGIPSDDTFRRVFEFIDPEALNRCFLSWVETLVTKTGGEIIPIDGKSIRGSYDRNQGKSALHVISAWSSEQHLVLAQMKVEDKSNEITAIPALLELLDITGSIITIDAMGTQTEIAKKIIDSKADYVLALKANHPTLYHQVEQWFETAVAEDFQGIDVSYDQRIEKGHHRTEIRQVWSARVSALGELYQPKVWAGLQSVVMVVRERRLWNKTTREVQFYLTSLHSDAQLLGRAIRKHWGIENQVHWTLDCTFAEDSCRIRSFHSPRNFALLRRIALNALNREQTYKRSLRQKMKRTGMDNDYMIRVLSSCFIDSTLDSSQPLCQA
- a CDS encoding transposase; the encoded protein is MTQKLIKSDFSELDLLQTIEPKGIADESMRQTVEVLLNLIEQLQSKVKGLESENQRLRDENNRLKGEQGQPEIKAKNKKGFNNKHSSEEERKTPKKHSKGSKNQTIKIDREQILEYPQDKLPEDAKFKGYEEVIVQNIILETDNVLFRKEKYYSALEKKTYLAELPCGYEGEFGPGIKTLVISLYYGGNMTQGKLLEFLEDIGISMSAGYLSNLLIKNHTDFESEKTEVYSAGLASSPWQHFDQTAARVAGVNYTTNVVCNPLYTVYLTTAKKDRLSVLLGLQNGRELEFILNQLTSELLENFQLPTKWKNALKLLPQETVLSQGQFNTLLDIYLPKLGSQQRTRIMEAAAITFYHQQTDWPVVQTLVCDDAPQFKLLTDNIALCWVHEGRHYKKLSPFIACHQKSLDEFLDKFWKYYRKLLAYRDSPHQQQADELRAEFWTLFSTDSGYEQLDERKRLTRLKISELLRVLEHPELPLHNNPAELAARTMVQRRNISYATQTLEGTQAWDTFMSLVATTRKLGISFFEYIRDRISQVGNIPSLGSIIREKSVLNPFGCSWVLE